The following are encoded in a window of Pecten maximus chromosome 17, xPecMax1.1, whole genome shotgun sequence genomic DNA:
- the LOC117314973 gene encoding immunoglobulin superfamily member 10-like has protein sequence MVCGSDYMCSTYQTPMGPGDEIRFVVGCSSKQLCRTITGLSGNNMCSECCDTPLCNNKLCAKKTTTAPTTTTSLQTTTETTTKPSTTHASHIFHHPPVASIHHSHISYPYGSHFSMTCRFSGSPTPAVHWYFNGNSTLPSNSLIRKHTSYSALYISHSDVSDAGTYKCEVSNIYGTASDTTQLIITGKKPTFIERPPSHIDMVVSGDYSATCRASGLPQPQIHWGFNFPTHSMAALSALYTNNDQTTLYISDTPMELSGGYVICTYQNAYGSISTNMTLNVHQATTIPTTQQPTTPPVGHVHTTPIPLTISLPASIDVQIGSDVVIPCNATGSPTPQITWSQLSGRFPSNVVQHENKLYIAKASPTNSRIFMCRAHNLHGNTLKLIKVNVHGVPPSITESPASKNVTHGDTVILTCEATGDPSPTISWSWNPKANAVAVDDSSLKLIPGVSMTDAHLTINNVLELHSGVYVCTASNAYGTVTADASLNVLSAHVNVAPRLSVSPLITSVLYGSDVTINYSITGDPTPSISCLYNRSALPHNVRMTESQLVVNGATNRNSGNYQCNVHNIEGTDTVEFQIEVIGMSPSFITKPVTATVLFGTHSSLTCTATGVPTPNIRWEYRSVSGSTSLPPGTTQSSDHTLLTIKSTQDSGTFICHAENVYGQATTQASIYVKTGSLIG, from the exons ATGGTGTGCGGCTCAGATTAT ATGTGCTCGACTTACCAGACTCCAATGGGTCCCGGGGATGAAATTCGATTTGTTGTTGGGTGTTCATCAAAACAG CTATGTAGAACTATAACTGGATTGAGTGGAAACAACATGTGCTCCGAATGCTGCGACACTCCGCtttgtaacaataaactgtgCGCCAAAA AAACTACAACAGCACCAACAACAACGACAAGTCTCCAAACTACAACAGAAACAACGACAAAGCCTTCCACTACGCACGCCTCTCATATATTCCACCATCCACCTGTTGCTTCTATTCATCATAGTCATATCTCCTATCCATATGGAAGCCACTTTTCGATGACATGTCGGTTTTCTGGAAGCCCTACTCCTGCAGTACACTGGTATTTTAATGGG AATTCAACACTACCTTCCAATTCATTGATCAGAAAGCACACATCATATTCAGCCCTTTACATATCTCATAGCGATGTGAGTGATGCTGGCACATATAAGTGTGAAGTTTCAAACATCTACGGCACTGCATCTGATACTACACAACTGATTATCACGGGAA AAAAGCCGACATTCATTGAGAGACCTCCCTCTCATATTGACATGGTTGTTAGTGGAGACTACAGCGCTACCTGTCGAGCATCTGGCTTACCGCAACCGCAAATACACTGGGGATTCAACTTT CCTACCCACTCAATGGCGGCATTGTCAGCGTTATACACTAACAATGACCAGACCACGCTTTACATATCGGACACACCAATGGAGTTGTCTGGAGGATACGTCATCTGCACCTATCAAAACGCTTACGGATCAATATCGACCAACATGACACTTAATGTTCATCAAGCAA CAACTATTCCCACCACACAACAACCTACTACCCCTCCTGTGGGTCACGTGCACACGACACCAATACCGCTGACGATTTCACTTCCGGCTAGTATAGATGTACAGATAGGAAGTGACGTAGTTATTCCATGTAATGCTACCGGAAGCCCAACTCCTCAGATCACGTGGTCTCAACTTTCG GGTAGATTTCCAAGTAATGTCGTACAGCATGAAAACAAGCTGTACATTGCCAAAGCCTCCCCGACAAACAGCAGGATATTCATGTGTAGAGCTCATAACCTCCACGGTAACACACTGAAGCTGATCAAGGTGAATGTGCACGGAG TCCCTCCTTCCATCACGGAAAGTCCAGCTAGTAAAAATGTGACGCACGGAGATACCGTAATATTGACATGTGAAGCAACAGGAGATCCTAGTCCTACTATATCATGGAGCTGGAACCCG AAAGCAAACGCAGTAGCTGTTGACGACTCTAGTCTTAAACTCATCCCAGGCGTATCTATGACAGATGCACATCTCACCATCAACAACGTTTTAGAACTACATAGTGGAGTATATGTTTGCACAGCGTCAAACGCATACGGGACGGTGACGGCGGACGCCAGCCTCAATGTCCTTAGTG CACACGTGAATGTTGCTCCTAGACTATCAGTATCACCACTTATAACATCCGTGTTGTACGGCAGTGACGTCACGATCAATTATAGCATCACAGGAGATCCTACACCAAGTATTTCCTGTCTGTATAAC AGATCAGCTTTGCCACACAATGTGCGCATGACAGAATCACAGCTTGTTGTAAATGGAGCGACCAATAGAAACAGCGGAAATTACCAGtgcaatgtacataatataGAGGGAACAGATACGGTGGAATTTCAAATCGAGGTTATTGGAA TGAGTCCGTCTTTCATTACGAAGCCTGTTACAGCGACTGTGCTGTTCGGAACACACTCAAGTTTGACATGTACTGCCACAGGTGTTCCAACTCCGAACATTCGATGGGAATATAGATCG gtgAGTGGGAGTACCAGCCTCCCGCCCGGTACAACACAAAGCTCCGACCACACGTTACTGACCATTAAATCGACCCAGGACAGTGGAACCTTTATTTGCCACGCAGAAAATGTGTATGGTCAAGCAACAACGCAAGCGTCCATATACGTCAAAACAG GGTCGTTAATTGGTTGA